One part of the Mya arenaria isolate MELC-2E11 chromosome 3, ASM2691426v1 genome encodes these proteins:
- the LOC128228193 gene encoding glycine receptor subunit alpha-2-like isoform X1 translates to MIPGFTSSLLLVVSEIVFSAFLNAESLSRQATLNSLLGLKEDGTSGNHDANRLKYDSSIAPDFELDVPTEVRVRILIQNIYSVTETSMEYSMDIFLRQKWEDKRLKYGNTSELPWLELDNKIMDSVWVPDTFFPNEKKARVHDVTVPNKMMHLYKNGTVLYSIRLSLTLSCSMQLHKYPMDVQICPIVLASYAYTTENVIYRWEGPHPVHLNHAEMPQFGAEVVDNAFTESCKESYGENQFACIQGFIQLNRKVGYYIVQVFVPSILIVVLSWVSFWVDHDAVPARISLGVLTVLTMTTQSSGALQSLPQVSYVKAIDVWMFTCLIFVFVALIEYSYVNVVARGAQKGHSRKQDRPIELQPLTKERPESNKDNMKQGGPAGKSVGNIAARRVDKISRFLFPVAFVVFNIVFWTYYSFVPHPTNSS, encoded by the exons ATGATTCCAGGATTTACGAGTTCCCTACTGCTGGTTGTTTCTGAGATTGTGTTCAGTGCCTTTCTTAATGCGGAGAGTTTATCTAG ACAGGCGACGCTTAACTCCCTTCTGGGTCTGAAGGAGGACGGAACTTCCGGAAATCATGACGCCAACCGCCTCAAGTATGACTCCAGCATCGCACCAGACTTCGAACTAG ACGTGCCTACTGAAGTCCGTGTCCGAATCCTGATACAGAACATTTACTCCGTTACCGAGACTTCCATG GAGTATTCTATGGACATCTTCTTGCGTCAGAAGTGGGAAGACAAGCGGCTGAAGTACGGGAACACCTCCGAGCTGCCCTGGCTCGAACTGGACAACAAGATAATGGACAGTGTGTGG GTTCCAGACACTTTCTTCCCGAACGAGAAGAAGGCGAGAGTGCACGACGTGACAGTGCCAAACAAGATGATGCATCTCTATAAGAACGGCACCGTGCTCTATAGCATAAG GTTGTCTCTGACACTGAGTTGTTCTATGCAATTACACAAATACCCCATGGATGTCCAGATCTGTCCTATTGTCCTGGCTAGCT ACGCATACACAACAGAAAACGTTATCTACCGATGGGAAGGGCCTCACCCTGTGCACCTAAACCACGCGGAAATGCCACAGTTTGGCGCCGAAGTGGTTGACAATGCCTTCACCGAGTCGTGCAAGGAAAGCTATGGTGAAA ACCAGTTCGCTTGTATCCAGGGCTTCATCCAACTGAACCGGAAGGTGGGCTACTACATCGTCCAGGTGTTTGTGCCGTCCATCCTGATCGTGGTGCTCTCCTGGGTCTCCTTCTGGGTGGACCACGACGCAGTCCCCGCCCGAATCTCACTTGGCGTCCTTACTGTCCTAACCATGACGACCCAGAGTTCCGGCGCACTCCAGTCGCTCCCGCAGGTCTCATATGTTAAG GCTATAGACGTGTGGATGTTTACGTGTCTGATATTCGTGTTTGTGGCGTTGATCGAATACTCGTACGTTAACGTTGTGGCACGTGGTGCACAGAAGGGGCATTCACGTAAACAGGACCGACCCATAGAACTACAACCA TTGACAAAAGAACGCCCGGAAAGTAATAAG GACAATATGAAGCAGGGTGGCCCAGCCGGAAAGAGCGTCGGTAACATTGCGGCCCGGCGGGTGGACAAAATCTCGCGTTTTCTCTTTCCGGTCGCCTTCGTCGTGTTTAACATCGTGTTCTGGACCTACTACTCATTTGTGCCACACCCCACCAATAGTTCTTGA
- the LOC128227595 gene encoding gem-associated protein 8-like, which translates to MASTNQQEAMSCSDLDIASQSGTDIGNGSNDESTTPTGETVTEDSEDGVCNISIEFTEVSDLDPTLLDTEYTGSDYDESKPEQPKIDKFQFLQDIDFSSRNWYRNDCFRAYWEHYSQSMSWCQKHFQTYNNVFKRTRSQFAQHSPFPSFVNPNQYPSFNCDFNFVRPSQYPSSNSGRSNRVPSEIGSISEASTGSKSRPRRRRGGKKKSKNKANSDINSTTPDAGTTGSEIEMEITQDMIDFFAKSDEHRRQRDEAKNGEGENNEEPEHINVEQVKVGGERVPTVDAPKERPGARRTAEMKLLYGKGAAMIHGMETALQMAFDRNTDTKQPRVWPNMPLKIVFSSSTKSQSD; encoded by the exons ATGGCATCTACCAATCAGCAAGAAGCAATGTCCTGTTCTGATCTGGACATTGCATCACAGTCTGGGACAGACATTGGCAATGGCAGCAACGATGAATCCACAACACCTACTGGAGAAACAGTGACAGAGGACTCAGAAGATGGAGTGTGTAACATAAGTATAGAGTTTACTGAAGTCTCTGATTTGGACCCTACACTACTTGATACTGAATATACTGGAAGTGACTATGATGAGAGTAAACCTGAACAACCTAAAATTGACAAGTTCCAATTTTTGCAGGACATAGATTTCTCATCCAGAAATTGGTACAGGAATGACTGTTTCCGAGCTTACTGGGAGCATTATAGTCAATCAATGAGCTGGTGCCAAAAACATTTCCAAActtataacaatgtttttaaaaggaCTAGATCTCAGTTTGCTCAGCATTCTCCATTTCCAAGTTTTGTTAATCCAAACCAATATCCTAGCTTTAACTGTGACTTCAATTTTGTGCGTCCATCGCAATATCCCAGTTCAAACTCGGGACGTTCAAACCGAGTCCCAAGTGAAATAGGGAGCATATCAGAAGCAAGCACAGGAAGTAAATCTCGGCCCCGTAGAAGGAGAGGGGGCAAAAAGAAGAGCAAAAATAAGGCAAATTCTGATATTAATTCTACAACACCTGATGCTGGGACAACTGGCTCAGAGATTGAAATGGAGATCACACAGGACATGATTGACTTCTTTGCTAAGTCTGATGAGCACAGGCGCCAGAGAG ATGAGGCCAAGAATGGTGAAGGAGAAAATAATGAAGAACCGGAGCATATCAATGTGGAACAAG TGAAGGTGGGTGGAGAGCGTGTACCAACCGTTGATGCTCCAAAGGAGCGCCCGGGCGCGCGACGCACGGCCGAGATGAAACTGCTGTATGGCAAGGGGGCAGCTATGATTCATGGGATGGAAACTGCCTTGCAGATGGCCTTCGACAGAAATACGGACACAAAACAACCTCGAGTCTGGCCGAACATGCCATTGAAGATTGTGTTCAGCTCTTCTACAAAGTCTCAAAGCGACTGA
- the LOC128228193 gene encoding glycine receptor subunit alpha-2-like isoform X2: MIPGFTSSLLLVVSEIVFSAFLNAESLSRQATLNSLLGLKEDGTSGNHDANRLKYDSSIAPDFELDVPTEVRVRILIQNIYSVTETSMEYSMDIFLRQKWEDKRLKYGNTSELPWLELDNKIMDSVWVPDTFFPNEKKARVHDVTVPNKMMHLYKNGTVLYSIRLSLTLSCSMQLHKYPMDVQICPIVLASYAYTTENVIYRWEGPHPVHLNHAEMPQFGAEVVDNAFTESCKESYGENQFACIQGFIQLNRKVGYYIVQVFVPSILIVVLSWVSFWVDHDAVPARISLGVLTVLTMTTQSSGALQSLPQAIDVWMFTCLIFVFVALIEYSYVNVVARGAQKGHSRKQDRPIELQPLTKERPESNKDNMKQGGPAGKSVGNIAARRVDKISRFLFPVAFVVFNIVFWTYYSFVPHPTNSS, encoded by the exons ATGATTCCAGGATTTACGAGTTCCCTACTGCTGGTTGTTTCTGAGATTGTGTTCAGTGCCTTTCTTAATGCGGAGAGTTTATCTAG ACAGGCGACGCTTAACTCCCTTCTGGGTCTGAAGGAGGACGGAACTTCCGGAAATCATGACGCCAACCGCCTCAAGTATGACTCCAGCATCGCACCAGACTTCGAACTAG ACGTGCCTACTGAAGTCCGTGTCCGAATCCTGATACAGAACATTTACTCCGTTACCGAGACTTCCATG GAGTATTCTATGGACATCTTCTTGCGTCAGAAGTGGGAAGACAAGCGGCTGAAGTACGGGAACACCTCCGAGCTGCCCTGGCTCGAACTGGACAACAAGATAATGGACAGTGTGTGG GTTCCAGACACTTTCTTCCCGAACGAGAAGAAGGCGAGAGTGCACGACGTGACAGTGCCAAACAAGATGATGCATCTCTATAAGAACGGCACCGTGCTCTATAGCATAAG GTTGTCTCTGACACTGAGTTGTTCTATGCAATTACACAAATACCCCATGGATGTCCAGATCTGTCCTATTGTCCTGGCTAGCT ACGCATACACAACAGAAAACGTTATCTACCGATGGGAAGGGCCTCACCCTGTGCACCTAAACCACGCGGAAATGCCACAGTTTGGCGCCGAAGTGGTTGACAATGCCTTCACCGAGTCGTGCAAGGAAAGCTATGGTGAAA ACCAGTTCGCTTGTATCCAGGGCTTCATCCAACTGAACCGGAAGGTGGGCTACTACATCGTCCAGGTGTTTGTGCCGTCCATCCTGATCGTGGTGCTCTCCTGGGTCTCCTTCTGGGTGGACCACGACGCAGTCCCCGCCCGAATCTCACTTGGCGTCCTTACTGTCCTAACCATGACGACCCAGAGTTCCGGCGCACTCCAGTCGCTCCCGCAG GCTATAGACGTGTGGATGTTTACGTGTCTGATATTCGTGTTTGTGGCGTTGATCGAATACTCGTACGTTAACGTTGTGGCACGTGGTGCACAGAAGGGGCATTCACGTAAACAGGACCGACCCATAGAACTACAACCA TTGACAAAAGAACGCCCGGAAAGTAATAAG GACAATATGAAGCAGGGTGGCCCAGCCGGAAAGAGCGTCGGTAACATTGCGGCCCGGCGGGTGGACAAAATCTCGCGTTTTCTCTTTCCGGTCGCCTTCGTCGTGTTTAACATCGTGTTCTGGACCTACTACTCATTTGTGCCACACCCCACCAATAGTTCTTGA